In a genomic window of Leisingera caerulea DSM 24564:
- the trmD gene encoding tRNA (guanosine(37)-N1)-methyltransferase TrmD gives MTAPSKSHGRKAIRPTLKPRELMTPTPDLAGVWKAKIITLFPSAFPGVLGESLTGKALQEGLWQLETVDLREFGVGKHRNVDDTPAGGGAGMVLRADVLGEAIEHTMADARGNWPLVYLTPRGRPMNQQMMQSFARCDGITLLCGRFEGVDERVLEHYGIQEVSLGDFVMTGGELAAQALIDATVRLIPGVLGNQASTEEESFSSGLLEHPQYTRPAEWKGREIPEVLMSGHHGKIAEWRHDMSEEITKTRRPDLWDAYCRKRQNEG, from the coding sequence ATGACAGCACCAAGCAAATCTCATGGCCGCAAGGCGATCCGCCCCACGCTGAAGCCACGCGAGCTGATGACGCCAACGCCGGATCTGGCGGGGGTGTGGAAAGCCAAAATCATAACGCTGTTCCCCTCGGCTTTTCCTGGCGTGCTGGGCGAAAGCCTGACCGGCAAGGCGCTGCAGGAAGGCCTTTGGCAGCTGGAAACCGTGGACCTGCGCGAGTTCGGTGTCGGCAAGCACCGCAATGTCGATGACACGCCCGCCGGCGGCGGCGCCGGCATGGTGCTGCGCGCCGATGTTCTGGGCGAGGCGATTGAGCACACGATGGCGGATGCCCGGGGCAACTGGCCACTGGTCTACCTGACCCCGCGCGGACGGCCGATGAACCAGCAGATGATGCAGAGTTTTGCCCGGTGCGACGGCATCACCCTGCTGTGCGGCCGCTTTGAGGGCGTCGACGAGCGCGTGCTGGAACACTACGGCATCCAGGAAGTCTCCCTGGGCGATTTTGTCATGACCGGCGGCGAACTGGCCGCCCAGGCGCTGATCGACGCCACCGTGCGCCTGATCCCCGGGGTGCTGGGCAACCAGGCCTCCACCGAGGAGGAAAGCTTCTCCTCCGGCCTGCTGGAGCACCCCCAGTATACCCGCCCTGCCGAATGGAAAGGCCGGGAAATCCCCGAAGTTCTGATGTCCGGCCACCACGGCAAGATTGCCGAGTGGCGGCATGATATGAGCGAAGAAATCACCAAGACCCGCCGCCCGGATCTGTGGGACGCCTATTGCCGCAAGAGGCAAAACGAAGGCTGA
- a CDS encoding YegP family protein, with translation MAAKFELYTDNAGEFRFRLKAGNGENILSSEGYKQKASAENGIESVKKNAGDDARYERKETSAGKHMFNLKATNGQVIGTSQSYASASSRDGGIESVKKNAPDAAVDDQTG, from the coding sequence GTGGCTGCTAAATTTGAACTTTATACCGACAACGCAGGTGAATTCCGGTTCCGCCTGAAAGCAGGCAACGGCGAGAACATTCTGTCCAGCGAAGGCTACAAGCAGAAGGCCAGCGCCGAGAACGGCATCGAGTCGGTCAAGAAAAACGCGGGCGACGATGCGCGCTATGAGCGCAAGGAGACTTCTGCGGGCAAGCATATGTTCAATCTCAAGGCCACCAACGGCCAGGTGATCGGAACCTCCCAGAGCTATGCCAGCGCATCGAGCCGCGATGGCGGCATTGAGTCAGTCAAGAAAAACGCCCCGGATGCCGCGGTCGACGACCAGACTGGCTGA
- the rplS gene encoding 50S ribosomal protein L19: MDLIAQLEAEQIAALGKEIPDFKAGDTIRVGYKVTEGSRSRVQMYEGVCISRKNGSGIAGSFTVRKISFGEGVERVFPLYSTNIDSITVVRRGRVRRAKLYYLRARRGKSARIAEDANYKPKKA, from the coding sequence ATGGACCTGATCGCACAGCTGGAGGCGGAACAGATCGCCGCCCTGGGGAAAGAGATCCCCGACTTCAAAGCCGGTGACACCATCCGTGTCGGCTACAAGGTGACCGAAGGCTCGCGTTCGCGCGTGCAGATGTACGAAGGCGTTTGCATCAGCCGTAAGAACGGCTCGGGCATTGCAGGCTCGTTCACCGTCCGCAAGATTTCGTTCGGCGAAGGCGTGGAGCGTGTGTTCCCGCTGTATTCGACCAACATCGACAGCATCACCGTGGTGCGCCGCGGCCGCGTCCGCCGCGCCAAGCTGTATTACCTGCGCGCGCGCCGCGGCAAGTCGGCCCGTATCGCAGAAGACGCGAACTACAAGCCCAAGAAAGCCTGA
- the rpmE gene encoding 50S ribosomal protein L31, which produces MKKDTHPDYHFIDVKMTDGTIIKMRSTWGSEGDQLALDIDPTVHPAWTGGTSRLMDAGGRVSKFKKKYEGLGF; this is translated from the coding sequence ATGAAAAAAGACACCCATCCCGATTACCACTTCATCGACGTCAAAATGACCGACGGCACCATCATCAAGATGCGCTCCACCTGGGGCAGCGAAGGTGATCAGCTGGCACTGGACATCGACCCGACCGTGCACCCGGCCTGGACCGGCGGCACCTCGCGCCTGATGGATGCCGGCGGCCGCGTGTCCAAGTTCAAGAAAAAATACGAAGGCCTGGGCTTCTAA
- a CDS encoding DEAD/DEAH box helicase — protein MKQALANALQERGYETLTQVQEAVTQPDLEGRDLLVSAQTGSGKTVGFGLALAPTLLGEGEAFGEAAAPLALVIAPTRELALQVKHELSWLYREAGAVIASCVGGMDMRDERRALARGAHIVAATPGRLRDHIMRGSIDLSNVRGVVLDEADEMLDLGFREDLEFILSEAPEERRTLLFSATVPPAIASLAETFQRDAMRIKTAGETKQHADIEYRLMSVAQADAENAIINVLRYYEAPSAIVFANTRAAVNRLAARLTNRGLPVVTLSGELSQTERSHALQAMRDGRARVCVATDVAARGIDLPGLELVVHAELPSNHETLLHRSGRTGRAGRKGVSALIAPPKARAKALRLLKWAKLNAEHCEAPSADDILARDEERMLADPVWQEPVTEQEQAGVQTLLNTFSAEQIAATYLRLFRSRHSAPEDLRPADTAEPRKERKERKAFGPSVWFSLSGGREAGADPRKVLPMLCKAGNIDRDAIGAIRVQDNETFAEISEGAVEGFLKALDGKTELEPGAVLTRLSEAPELAPAPRRGPGGPKGGFKGDRKPKPHRGKEDGPKPYRAKSGDKGDSRPPRKEWQEKPAREERREPRSDVHPSKPKPAVTAKPKGASDPSKRMAKPGAPAAKSFKAKGPKPPVGKPNSKKNKARAAVVPGKPGKGGDARPKRKPAGPAKHR, from the coding sequence GTGAAACAAGCCCTGGCAAATGCCCTGCAAGAGCGCGGATATGAAACCCTGACCCAAGTTCAGGAGGCTGTGACCCAGCCTGACCTGGAAGGGCGCGACCTGCTGGTGTCTGCACAGACCGGATCTGGCAAGACAGTCGGTTTCGGCCTGGCGCTGGCGCCCACCCTGCTGGGCGAGGGCGAGGCATTCGGCGAAGCCGCCGCGCCGCTGGCGCTGGTGATTGCCCCGACCCGCGAACTGGCATTGCAGGTTAAACACGAGCTGAGCTGGCTTTACCGCGAGGCCGGTGCCGTGATCGCCTCCTGCGTCGGCGGCATGGACATGCGCGACGAGCGCCGGGCGCTGGCCCGCGGCGCCCATATCGTTGCCGCAACGCCGGGCCGTTTGCGCGACCACATCATGCGCGGCTCCATAGACCTCAGCAACGTGCGCGGCGTGGTGCTGGACGAGGCGGACGAGATGCTGGACCTTGGCTTCCGCGAGGACCTGGAATTCATCCTGAGCGAAGCGCCGGAAGAGCGCCGGACACTGCTGTTCTCCGCCACGGTTCCGCCGGCGATTGCCAGCCTGGCCGAGACCTTTCAGCGCGACGCGATGCGGATCAAGACCGCCGGCGAAACCAAGCAGCACGCGGATATCGAATACCGGCTGATGAGCGTGGCGCAAGCGGACGCGGAAAACGCCATCATCAACGTGCTGCGTTACTACGAGGCGCCCAGCGCCATCGTCTTTGCCAACACCCGCGCGGCGGTGAACCGGCTGGCGGCGCGGCTGACCAACCGCGGCCTGCCGGTGGTGACGCTTTCGGGCGAGCTGAGCCAGACTGAGCGCAGCCATGCGCTGCAGGCGATGCGCGACGGGCGCGCCCGGGTCTGTGTAGCCACCGACGTTGCTGCGCGCGGCATCGACCTGCCGGGGCTGGAGCTGGTGGTCCATGCAGAACTGCCCTCCAACCACGAAACCCTGCTGCACCGCTCCGGCCGGACCGGCCGCGCGGGCCGCAAAGGTGTCAGCGCCCTGATCGCCCCTCCCAAGGCGCGCGCCAAGGCGCTGCGGCTGCTGAAATGGGCCAAGCTGAATGCGGAGCATTGCGAGGCGCCCTCGGCCGACGACATTCTGGCCCGTGACGAAGAGCGGATGCTGGCCGATCCTGTCTGGCAGGAACCCGTTACCGAGCAGGAACAGGCAGGGGTTCAGACCCTGCTGAACACGTTTTCCGCCGAGCAGATCGCCGCCACCTATCTGCGCCTGTTCCGCAGCCGCCACTCAGCGCCGGAAGATCTGCGCCCGGCGGATACGGCGGAACCGCGCAAGGAGCGCAAGGAACGCAAAGCCTTTGGCCCGTCGGTCTGGTTCTCGCTGTCCGGCGGCCGCGAAGCCGGTGCCGATCCGCGCAAGGTGCTGCCGATGCTGTGCAAGGCCGGCAATATCGACCGCGATGCCATCGGCGCGATCCGGGTACAGGACAACGAGACATTTGCCGAGATCAGCGAAGGCGCGGTTGAAGGCTTCCTGAAAGCGCTGGACGGCAAGACCGAGCTGGAACCGGGTGCGGTGCTGACACGGCTCTCCGAAGCGCCGGAACTGGCCCCTGCCCCGCGCCGCGGGCCTGGTGGTCCGAAAGGCGGCTTCAAGGGCGACCGCAAGCCCAAGCCGCACCGCGGCAAGGAAGACGGCCCGAAGCCTTATCGCGCCAAATCCGGCGACAAGGGCGACAGCCGGCCACCGCGCAAGGAATGGCAAGAAAAGCCGGCCCGAGAAGAGCGCCGCGAGCCGCGTTCGGACGTGCATCCCAGCAAACCCAAGCCGGCTGTGACCGCCAAGCCGAAAGGGGCGTCCGATCCGTCCAAGCGGATGGCCAAGCCCGGCGCCCCAGCAGCCAAATCGTTCAAGGCGAAAGGCCCCAAGCCGCCGGTTGGCAAGCCGAACAGCAAAAAGAACAAGGCGCGCGCGGCCGTTGTGCCAGGAAAGCCGGGAAAGGGCGGTGACGCCCGCCCCAAACGCAAGCCGGCGGGACCTGCAAAACACAGGTGA
- a CDS encoding division plane positioning ATPase MipZ encodes MAHIIVVGNEKGGAGKSTVSMHVATTLARLGHKVAALDLDLRQRSLGRYLENRKDFCAKAGLDLPMVDMHELPEIDPASLQPGENIYDHRLSAAVSALEPGHDFILIDCPGSHTRLSQVAHSLADTLITPLNDSFVDFDLLAHVDQKGESITGPSVYSEMVWNARQLRAQAGLKPIDWIVIRNRVGTQRMVNKEKMERAIKMLSKRIGFRVAPGFSERVIFRELFPRGLTLLDLKDIGVKQLNISNIAARQELRDMMKEVNLPGVEISI; translated from the coding sequence ATGGCGCATATCATTGTCGTCGGCAACGAGAAGGGCGGCGCGGGCAAATCGACTGTCTCCATGCATGTTGCAACCACTCTGGCCCGGCTGGGCCACAAGGTGGCAGCGCTGGACCTGGACTTGCGGCAGCGCTCCTTGGGGCGCTATCTGGAAAACCGCAAGGACTTCTGCGCCAAGGCGGGGCTGGACCTGCCAATGGTGGACATGCACGAGCTGCCGGAGATCGACCCGGCCAGCCTGCAGCCAGGTGAGAACATCTATGACCACCGCCTGTCAGCCGCGGTTTCGGCGCTGGAGCCAGGGCATGATTTCATCCTGATTGACTGCCCCGGCTCGCACACGCGCCTGAGCCAGGTCGCGCATTCGCTGGCGGACACGCTGATCACGCCCCTGAACGACAGCTTTGTCGATTTCGACCTGCTGGCGCATGTGGACCAGAAGGGCGAGAGCATCACCGGCCCGTCAGTCTATTCCGAGATGGTGTGGAATGCGCGGCAGCTGCGGGCGCAGGCAGGCCTGAAGCCGATTGACTGGATCGTGATCCGCAACCGGGTCGGCACCCAGCGCATGGTCAACAAGGAAAAGATGGAACGCGCCATCAAGATGCTGTCCAAGCGGATCGGCTTCCGCGTGGCACCGGGTTTCTCCGAGCGGGTGATCTTCCGCGAGCTGTTCCCGCGCGGCCTGACGCTGCTGGACCTGAAGGACATCGGGGTGAAGCAGCTGAACATCTCCAATATCGCCGCCCGGCAGGAGCTGCGCGACATGATGAAGGAAGTGAACCTGCCCGGGGTCGAGATCAGCATCTAA
- a CDS encoding adenylate/guanylate cyclase domain-containing protein gives MIQIDVNSGPLIAWLMEQGLHGAQQQDLLQGYCQRLCDAGVPLWRFHVAQRAFHPKFGGIGFNWTRADGLSHQHYEYRESPREEWLRSPFFHILDKELDEFREKLEDGAPEEFPLLPELRERGATDYFAKGVRFAPPEAGPNDPVHPQEGMLVSWATDRPGGFSNRELDLIRTTLPHLGLALKSSSNRQMASDLLQVYLGRDAGRRVLSGEIQRGSSQQIDAVICLFDLKGFTQLAERLPGTELIEMLNGYFGLAVETIQAHGGNILKFMGDGMLTMFNLGSIEEDAHAALAAANELCGKIRAYNTEREEQGLPTAGFTLALHAGTILYGNIGAENRLDFTVIGQAVNQTARIAGMHRSVGQNIIMSEVVKSAARGTNHDLVSLGRYMLRGVAEPMELYTIYRGNCGCDS, from the coding sequence ATGATACAGATTGATGTCAATTCGGGACCGCTGATTGCCTGGCTGATGGAGCAGGGGCTGCACGGGGCACAGCAGCAGGACCTTTTGCAGGGTTATTGCCAGCGGCTGTGCGATGCGGGCGTGCCGTTGTGGCGATTTCATGTGGCGCAGCGCGCCTTTCACCCGAAATTCGGCGGCATCGGTTTCAATTGGACCCGCGCAGACGGCCTGTCGCACCAGCATTACGAATACCGCGAGTCTCCGCGCGAGGAATGGCTGCGCAGCCCTTTCTTCCACATCCTGGACAAGGAGCTGGACGAATTCCGCGAGAAACTCGAAGACGGCGCGCCGGAGGAGTTCCCGCTGCTGCCGGAGCTGCGGGAACGCGGGGCAACGGATTATTTTGCCAAGGGCGTGCGGTTCGCCCCGCCCGAGGCCGGGCCGAACGACCCCGTTCACCCGCAAGAGGGCATGCTGGTCTCCTGGGCGACGGACCGTCCGGGCGGGTTCTCCAACCGCGAGCTGGACCTGATCCGCACCACTTTGCCTCACTTGGGGCTGGCGCTGAAATCCTCCTCCAACCGGCAGATGGCGAGCGACCTGTTGCAGGTCTACCTGGGCCGCGATGCCGGCCGCCGGGTGCTGTCGGGCGAGATCCAGCGCGGCTCCTCGCAGCAGATTGACGCGGTGATTTGCCTGTTCGACCTCAAAGGCTTCACCCAGCTGGCTGAGCGGTTGCCTGGAACCGAACTGATCGAGATGCTGAACGGCTACTTCGGCCTGGCGGTGGAAACCATCCAGGCGCATGGCGGAAACATCCTCAAGTTCATGGGGGACGGGATGCTGACCATGTTCAACCTCGGCAGCATCGAGGAAGACGCCCACGCGGCGCTGGCCGCAGCCAATGAGCTGTGCGGCAAGATCCGCGCGTACAACACCGAACGTGAGGAGCAGGGCCTACCGACCGCGGGCTTTACCCTGGCGCTGCACGCCGGCACTATCCTCTATGGTAACATCGGGGCTGAGAACCGGCTCGACTTTACCGTGATCGGCCAGGCGGTGAACCAGACCGCGCGGATTGCTGGGATGCACCGGTCGGTCGGCCAGAACATCATTATGTCCGAAGTCGTGAAGTCGGCCGCCAGAGGCACCAACCATGATCTGGTGTCTCTGGGCCGCTACATGCTGCGCGGGGTCGCTGAGCCGATGGAGCTGTACACCATCTACCGCGGCAATTGCGGCTGCGATAGCTGA
- a CDS encoding MarR family winged helix-turn-helix transcriptional regulator: MTEKDDFTLQDFLPFLLNRAAEESSLGFQRHYKDRYGMLRTEWRVLFHLGNYGQMTAKEIGERAKIHKTKISRAVAKLAEKRFVTRTRDENDRRAEHLTLTPAGQSAYRELRDVAQEFDARLCRQFTTGEVAILRYMLRKLAGIDP; the protein is encoded by the coding sequence ATGACCGAAAAAGATGACTTCACTCTGCAGGATTTCCTGCCTTTTCTGCTGAACCGGGCGGCCGAGGAAAGCTCCCTCGGGTTTCAGCGGCACTACAAGGACCGCTATGGTATGCTGCGCACGGAATGGCGGGTGCTGTTCCACCTGGGCAACTATGGCCAGATGACCGCCAAGGAGATCGGAGAGCGGGCCAAGATCCATAAGACCAAGATCAGCCGTGCGGTGGCAAAGCTGGCCGAGAAGCGGTTCGTCACCCGGACGCGGGATGAAAACGACCGCCGGGCGGAGCATCTGACGCTGACCCCGGCGGGGCAATCCGCCTACCGGGAGCTGCGGGATGTGGCGCAGGAGTTCGATGCCAGATTGTGCCGCCAGTTCACGACCGGCGAGGTTGCGATTTTGCGGTATATGCTGCGCAAATTAGCAGGCATCGACCCGTAG
- the hmgA gene encoding homogentisate 1,2-dioxygenase, giving the protein MNRPADPHKMIQAPSLAGPNEGYMPGFANDFETEALPGALPQGMNSPQKCNYGLYGEQLSGTAFTADPPERTWTYRIRPSVKHSHRYQKIDLPHWKSAPCVDPDVISLGQYRWDPVPHSDEGLTWLTGMRTMTTAGDVNTQVGMASHIYLVTESMVDSYFFSADSELLVVPQEGRLRFATELGIIDLAPQEIAIIPRGMVYRVEVLEGPCRGFVCENYGQKFELPGRGPIGANCMANPRDFKAPVAAFEDREAPSTVTIKWCGQFHETKIGHSPLDVVAWHGNYAPYKYDLTTYCPVGAILFDHPDPSIFTVLTAPSGVPGTANIDFVLFRERWMVAENTFRPPWYHKNIMSELMGNIYGQYDAKPQGFVPGGMSLHNMMLPHGPDKNAFEGASNANLGPEKLDNTMSFMFETRFPQHLTAFAAKDAPLQDDYIDCWSDIEKKFDGTPGLK; this is encoded by the coding sequence ATGAATCGGCCAGCCGATCCCCATAAAATGATCCAGGCTCCCTCGCTTGCGGGGCCGAACGAGGGCTATATGCCCGGCTTTGCCAACGACTTTGAGACCGAGGCGCTGCCTGGCGCCTTGCCGCAGGGCATGAACAGCCCGCAAAAATGCAACTACGGCCTTTACGGCGAACAGCTGAGCGGCACCGCCTTTACCGCCGACCCGCCGGAGCGGACCTGGACCTACCGGATCCGCCCCTCGGTCAAGCATTCGCACCGCTACCAGAAGATCGACCTGCCGCACTGGAAGTCGGCGCCCTGTGTCGATCCGGACGTGATTTCGCTGGGCCAGTACCGCTGGGATCCGGTGCCCCATTCCGATGAGGGCCTGACCTGGCTCACCGGCATGCGCACGATGACCACCGCAGGCGACGTGAACACCCAGGTCGGCATGGCCAGCCACATCTATCTGGTCACAGAATCGATGGTGGACAGCTATTTCTTCTCTGCCGACTCGGAACTGCTGGTGGTGCCGCAGGAAGGGCGCCTGCGCTTTGCAACTGAGCTGGGCATCATTGACCTGGCACCGCAGGAGATCGCGATTATCCCGCGCGGAATGGTGTACCGGGTGGAGGTGCTGGAAGGCCCCTGCCGCGGCTTTGTCTGCGAAAACTACGGCCAGAAATTCGAGCTGCCGGGCCGCGGGCCCATTGGCGCCAACTGCATGGCCAACCCGCGCGACTTCAAGGCGCCGGTGGCGGCGTTCGAGGACCGCGAGGCGCCCTCGACCGTGACCATCAAGTGGTGCGGCCAGTTCCATGAGACCAAGATCGGCCACTCGCCGCTGGATGTGGTCGCCTGGCACGGCAACTACGCGCCCTACAAATACGACCTGACCACCTATTGCCCGGTAGGCGCGATCCTGTTCGACCACCCGGATCCGTCGATCTTCACCGTGCTGACCGCGCCGTCGGGTGTGCCGGGCACCGCGAACATTGATTTCGTGCTTTTCCGCGAGCGCTGGATGGTGGCGGAAAACACCTTCCGCCCGCCGTGGTATCACAAGAACATCATGTCGGAGCTGATGGGCAACATCTACGGCCAGTACGACGCCAAACCGCAGGGCTTTGTGCCGGGCGGGATGTCCCTCCACAACATGATGCTGCCGCACGGGCCGGACAAGAACGCCTTTGAGGGCGCGTCGAACGCCAACCTCGGCCCCGAGAAGCTGGACAACACCATGTCCTTCATGTTCGAGACCCGCTTCCCGCAGCATCTGACCGCATTTGCAGCCAAGGACGCGCCGCTGCAGGATGACTACATCGACTGCTGGAGCGACATCGAGAAGAAGTTCGACGGCACGCCCGGCCTGAAATGA